In Nitrospira sp., one genomic interval encodes:
- a CDS encoding type II toxin-antitoxin system VapC family toxin — translation MKCLLDSCTFLWIISGAKELSGTARELFTDPANEMLLSVVSVWEISVKHGLGRLSLPSPLDQFLVEQRERHGIAVLPLHEGAVLHLHKLPQLHRDPFDRMLICQAIEHDCLLLTPDPLISQYPVRTRW, via the coding sequence GTGAAGTGCCTCCTCGATAGCTGTACCTTTCTGTGGATTATCTCGGGGGCTAAGGAGCTGTCAGGAACCGCGCGAGAGCTCTTCACCGACCCAGCCAACGAGATGTTGCTGAGCGTCGTGTCGGTCTGGGAAATTTCTGTGAAGCATGGGCTTGGAAGGTTGTCGCTGCCGAGTCCGCTCGATCAGTTTCTGGTTGAGCAACGGGAGCGACATGGAATCGCGGTGCTGCCGCTTCATGAGGGCGCGGTCTTGCATCTGCATAAGCTTCCCCAATTACATCGAGATCCCTTTGACCGCATGTTGATCTGCCAAGCGATTGAACATGATTGCCTGTTGCTCACGCCTGACCCATTGATAAGCCAATATCCAGTTCGCACTCGCTGGTAG
- a CDS encoding type II toxin-antitoxin system Phd/YefM family antitoxin, which yields MIKLNVHEAKTHLSKYLAKLKAGERILLCKRNHPIAEITALPEPPTHPRPIGLAKGRFTVPGSFFAPLPDVLLEAFEGTHE from the coding sequence ATGATTAAGCTCAATGTTCATGAAGCCAAGACACACCTCTCCAAATACTTGGCCAAGCTCAAGGCCGGCGAGCGAATTCTGTTGTGCAAACGCAATCACCCAATTGCCGAGATCACGGCGTTGCCGGAACCACCCACCCACCCTCGCCCCATTGGGCTGGCGAAAGGCCGCTTTACCGTCCCAGGTAGTTTCTTCGCACCACTCCCGGATGTCCTCCTTGAGGCGTTCGAGGGAACGCACGAGTGA
- a CDS encoding lipid-binding SYLF domain-containing protein, translating to MIPSVVRPASAADDREQRDLVDQARMTLSNFLADPNMTWFRDHVQDAKGLFIVPQYMKGALLYGAAGGSGVFVARDEKTGEWSEPAFFTMGAASFGFQFGAQMSEVVLLVLTQRGVDSLLLGNFKLGADGSVAVGPIGAGVSGATTPNLSADLLSFVRAKGLFAGVSLEGAALIARDEWSRAYYGKAVTPTDIVIRHEVKNPHSETLRAEIKRAIEGK from the coding sequence CTGATCCCGAGCGTGGTCCGGCCCGCGTCCGCGGCGGACGACCGCGAGCAGCGGGACCTCGTCGACCAAGCTCGCATGACGCTCTCGAACTTTCTCGCCGATCCCAACATGACCTGGTTCCGCGATCACGTCCAAGACGCCAAGGGGCTGTTCATCGTCCCGCAATATATGAAGGGCGCGCTCCTCTACGGCGCAGCCGGCGGCAGCGGCGTGTTCGTGGCCAGGGACGAGAAAACGGGCGAATGGAGCGAACCGGCGTTCTTCACGATGGGGGCCGCGAGTTTCGGCTTTCAATTCGGCGCGCAGATGTCGGAAGTCGTGCTGCTGGTCCTGACGCAACGCGGAGTCGATTCGCTGTTACTGGGTAATTTCAAACTGGGAGCGGATGGATCGGTCGCCGTGGGACCAATCGGGGCCGGCGTCTCAGGTGCGACCACCCCGAATCTCAGCGCAGACCTCTTGTCGTTCGTGCGAGCCAAGGGGCTCTTCGCGGGGGTCTCGCTGGAGGGAGCCGCGCTGATCGCACGGGACGAATGGAGTCGTGCCTACTACGGCAAGGCCGTCACCCCGACCGACATCGTGATTCGTCACGAGGTGAAGAATCCGCACTCGGAGACGTTACGCGCGGAGATCAAGCGAGCGATCGAAGGGAAGTAA
- the ettA gene encoding energy-dependent translational throttle protein EttA, translating to MATNDKQVIFSLVGVGKVYPPKKQVLRDIYLGFYYGAKIGVLGLNGSGKSSLLKIIGGVDSNYVGEITRSKGYSIGLLEQEPQLDPNKTVKEVVEEGKKELVALLHEYEEVSNKIGEADPDEMEKLIDKQAQLQEKIEAANGWELENELEVAMDALRCPPADQKVSVLSGGEKRRVALCRLMIQEPDILLLDEPTNHLDAESVQWLEQHLQQYKGTVIAVTHDRYFLDNVAGWILELDRGHGIPFQGNYTSWLEQKQERLEKEEKAESKRKKTLEHELEWIRMSPKARQSKGKARLNRYEELVNQKQEQLAEDLEIYIPPGPRLGDLVVEAKGVSKAYGDKVLYENVEFSLPKGGIVGVIGPNGAGKTTMFRMIIGKEKPDSGTIRIGETVKLGYVDQDRSLDPNKTVYEIISDGQDTVKLGKAEVNARGYCARFNFAGTDQQKKVKDLSGGERNRVHLARMLKEGANLIILDEPTNDLDVNTLRALEEGLEGFAGCAVISSHDRWFLDRIATHIMAFEGDSKVVWYEGNYSEYEADRKRRLGKEADQPHRIRYRKLTRN from the coding sequence ATGGCGACGAACGATAAGCAAGTCATTTTTTCACTGGTCGGCGTGGGCAAGGTGTATCCGCCGAAGAAACAGGTGCTGCGCGATATCTACTTGGGCTTTTATTACGGCGCCAAGATCGGCGTCCTCGGGTTGAACGGGTCCGGCAAGAGCTCGCTGCTGAAGATCATCGGGGGGGTGGATTCCAATTACGTCGGAGAGATCACGCGCTCGAAGGGTTACAGCATCGGCCTGCTCGAACAGGAACCGCAGCTCGACCCCAATAAGACGGTCAAGGAGGTCGTGGAGGAGGGCAAGAAGGAACTGGTCGCTCTGCTCCATGAATACGAAGAGGTCAGCAACAAGATCGGGGAAGCGGATCCTGATGAGATGGAAAAGCTGATCGACAAGCAGGCGCAGCTGCAGGAGAAGATCGAGGCGGCCAACGGCTGGGAGTTGGAGAACGAGCTTGAGGTCGCCATGGATGCGTTGCGTTGTCCCCCGGCGGACCAAAAGGTGAGCGTGTTGTCCGGAGGCGAAAAACGGCGGGTGGCGCTCTGCCGGCTCATGATCCAAGAGCCGGACATCTTGTTGCTCGACGAGCCGACCAACCATCTCGATGCCGAATCCGTGCAGTGGTTAGAGCAGCATCTGCAACAGTACAAGGGGACGGTCATTGCCGTGACCCACGACCGGTACTTCCTCGACAACGTCGCGGGCTGGATCCTGGAACTGGATCGCGGCCACGGCATTCCCTTCCAAGGCAACTACACTTCCTGGCTGGAACAGAAGCAAGAGCGGCTGGAGAAGGAAGAGAAGGCCGAATCGAAGCGCAAGAAGACGTTGGAGCACGAGTTGGAATGGATCCGGATGTCGCCGAAGGCCCGCCAATCGAAGGGTAAGGCGCGCCTGAATCGCTATGAAGAACTGGTCAACCAAAAGCAGGAACAGTTGGCGGAAGACCTGGAAATTTACATTCCCCCAGGGCCTCGATTGGGCGACCTCGTTGTCGAGGCGAAGGGCGTCAGCAAAGCCTACGGCGACAAGGTGCTGTACGAGAACGTGGAGTTCAGCCTGCCGAAGGGCGGCATCGTCGGGGTGATCGGCCCGAACGGTGCAGGCAAGACGACCATGTTCCGCATGATCATCGGCAAGGAAAAGCCGGACAGCGGCACGATCCGGATCGGCGAGACGGTCAAGCTCGGCTATGTCGATCAGGACCGCAGCCTCGATCCGAACAAGACCGTGTATGAAATCATTTCGGACGGCCAGGATACGGTCAAGCTGGGGAAGGCCGAGGTGAACGCGCGCGGCTATTGCGCTCGCTTCAACTTTGCCGGGACTGATCAGCAAAAGAAGGTCAAGGACCTGTCGGGCGGCGAACGCAACCGGGTGCACCTGGCGCGCATGCTCAAGGAAGGCGCCAACCTCATCATCCTCGACGAGCCGACCAACGATCTGGACGTGAACACCCTGCGCGCCTTGGAAGAGGGGTTGGAAGGGTTTGCCGGCTGTGCCGTCATCAGCAGCCACGACCGCTGGTTCCTGGACCGCATCGCGACACACATTATGGCCTTTGAGGGCGACAGCAAAGTGGTGTGGTACGAAGGGAACTACAGCGAATATGAAGCCGATCGCAAGCGACGGCTCGGCAAAGAAGCCGACCAGCCGCATCGGATCCGGTATCGGAAGCTGACGAGAAATTAA
- a CDS encoding patatin-like phospholipase family protein: MPNGRRKSSWVLLALALASVSCMTLEPHPSSPAPSQPQTATRATLQLSATELADGRFVGLAFSGGGSRAALFGAAVMKELDRVGLLSQVDVLSAVSGGALPAASYALDGYRDLSFQNGFLEQIGRDFQAAVLGPWYMAPPNAFRLLLTKTIAADRVIRALDDGLFHGATYRDLNPSRPILLLNSTDALTGDPLVISQERFAELGQPLAPFSIARAVYMSAAYPDVLEPLALDRGGPGLNGSAPPPLLAYDGGAADNLGIRTLMQVLDVASTQRPWQELFPRGCLVLSIDATGRKQNEARRPLSAAAVLLKSHRRDLLELAGIPASDQDVARFGRFPVGRNGDGGSCDFWHLALRQLPDSDPLGKQVTQIKTNLGLSAEEQAALTEAAARLVANGLAELRTRNGLAKFLEGRPMVQSQP, translated from the coding sequence ATGCCGAACGGTCGTCGGAAAAGCTCCTGGGTGCTGCTGGCCTTGGCGTTGGCCTCGGTGTCCTGCATGACGCTGGAGCCTCATCCAAGCAGCCCGGCTCCATCCCAGCCGCAGACTGCCACCAGAGCGACCCTGCAATTGAGCGCGACGGAACTCGCCGATGGTCGCTTCGTCGGCCTGGCCTTTTCCGGCGGGGGCAGCCGCGCCGCCCTGTTCGGTGCGGCGGTCATGAAGGAACTCGATCGCGTCGGACTCCTGTCGCAGGTCGATGTGCTGTCGGCGGTATCTGGCGGAGCCTTGCCTGCTGCGTCCTATGCGCTCGATGGGTATCGAGACCTCAGTTTCCAGAACGGCTTTCTGGAACAGATCGGGCGGGACTTCCAGGCCGCGGTCCTCGGGCCCTGGTACATGGCTCCGCCGAATGCGTTTCGGCTGCTCCTGACCAAGACCATCGCCGCCGACCGGGTGATCCGCGCCTTGGATGACGGTCTTTTCCATGGCGCCACCTATCGGGACCTGAACCCTTCCCGGCCGATCCTTCTGCTCAACTCCACCGACGCCCTGACGGGCGATCCGCTGGTGATCTCGCAAGAACGGTTCGCGGAGCTTGGGCAGCCGCTCGCTCCGTTCAGTATCGCCCGCGCCGTGTACATGTCCGCCGCCTATCCCGATGTCCTGGAACCGCTTGCGCTGGATCGTGGCGGGCCTGGCCTCAATGGATCGGCTCCGCCTCCGTTACTCGCCTACGATGGTGGGGCGGCCGACAATCTCGGCATCCGCACCCTGATGCAAGTGTTGGACGTGGCCTCGACGCAGCGGCCGTGGCAGGAACTATTCCCCCGCGGCTGTTTGGTGCTCTCCATCGATGCGACCGGTCGAAAACAGAACGAAGCGCGACGTCCTCTCTCGGCCGCTGCGGTGTTGCTCAAGAGCCATCGGCGCGATCTGCTGGAACTGGCAGGAATCCCCGCGTCAGACCAGGATGTCGCTCGGTTCGGGCGGTTTCCCGTCGGCAGAAACGGCGACGGCGGCTCCTGCGATTTTTGGCACCTGGCGCTGCGGCAACTTCCGGACAGCGATCCGCTGGGGAAGCAGGTGACGCAGATCAAGACCAATCTCGGCCTGTCGGCGGAGGAGCAGGCGGCGTTGACCGAGGCGGCTGCGCGTCTTGTCGCCAACGGCCTCGCGGAACTCCGGACGAGGAACGGCTTGGCGAAATTTCTCGAAGGGCGCCCCATGGTTCAGTCGCAGCCATGA
- a CDS encoding NAD(P)H-binding protein, protein MTLPPRKRQVFVTGATGYLGARLIPLLLERGHRLTALARQESIGKVPHGCDIVIGNPLDAGSFTDSLRGADTLVQLVGVPKPAPWKGPQFRAVDGPAALAAVQAARTVGLPHVLYVSVAHPAPIMRDYIAVRRACEAAIEEAGLVATIMRPWYILGPGHWWPLVLQPWYRLLERIPNTRMAATRLGLVTMREMLTAMVWAIEQPPDRWRVMDVSEIRRRGVGES, encoded by the coding sequence ATGACCTTACCCCCGCGCAAGCGGCAGGTGTTCGTCACGGGCGCCACCGGGTACCTCGGGGCGCGGCTGATCCCGTTGCTGCTCGAGCGGGGCCACCGGCTGACGGCTCTGGCGAGGCAGGAATCGATCGGCAAGGTTCCACACGGCTGTGACATCGTCATCGGCAATCCCCTTGATGCAGGCAGTTTCACGGACTCCTTACGGGGGGCCGATACGCTGGTGCAGTTGGTTGGTGTGCCCAAGCCGGCGCCTTGGAAGGGGCCGCAGTTTCGCGCGGTCGACGGCCCAGCCGCGCTGGCGGCGGTTCAAGCGGCTAGAACGGTCGGCCTTCCCCACGTTCTGTACGTCAGCGTGGCCCATCCCGCGCCGATCATGCGTGACTACATTGCGGTGCGCCGGGCCTGCGAGGCGGCCATAGAAGAGGCCGGTTTGGTCGCGACCATCATGCGGCCCTGGTATATTCTCGGGCCGGGCCATTGGTGGCCGTTGGTGTTGCAGCCTTGGTATCGGCTACTGGAACGGATACCAAATACCAGGATGGCGGCGACCAGGCTGGGATTGGTGACCATGCGGGAGATGCTGACAGCGATGGTGTGGGCGATTGAGCAGCCGCCGGACCGGTGGCGCGTCATGGACGTGTCGGAAATCCGGCGGCGGGGTGTGGGTGAGTCGTGA